Proteins encoded by one window of Thermococcus sp. Bubb.Bath:
- the mrtA gene encoding CPBP family archaeomyxosortase MrtA produces the protein MERASILFFTLLPLVILARYSPFGEGLGAWAAWLLVVYLAVPLVASKALGFSLREVGIKSPNKKGLRITLILLIFAAFLSVEGTLVPSMVAYYPRFAFDGWWGFLRGELIMGTIMLAHEAFFRGFLLFPLARKNRWGAIIAQDVPYALVHIGKPGIEIPYSLLAGIVFGWADIEGESFVPSFLVHWIGSAFFDLLCLLAKTGHLPWI, from the coding sequence ATGGAAAGAGCCTCCATTCTCTTTTTCACCTTGCTCCCGCTGGTCATTCTCGCAAGGTACTCTCCTTTTGGGGAAGGATTGGGGGCATGGGCGGCATGGTTGCTGGTGGTTTATCTCGCGGTTCCCCTCGTTGCTTCAAAGGCCCTTGGGTTCAGTTTGAGAGAAGTCGGGATAAAGTCACCTAATAAGAAGGGGCTCAGGATTACTCTTATTCTACTGATTTTCGCTGCATTTCTAAGCGTGGAAGGAACTCTTGTTCCCTCAATGGTGGCCTACTACCCCAGGTTCGCTTTCGATGGCTGGTGGGGTTTTCTGAGGGGGGAACTGATAATGGGGACAATAATGCTCGCCCACGAGGCTTTCTTCAGGGGCTTTCTGCTCTTTCCGCTCGCCAGAAAAAACAGGTGGGGGGCGATAATTGCCCAGGACGTTCCCTACGCGCTGGTTCACATAGGAAAGCCAGGAATTGAGATCCCATACTCTCTTCTGGCGGGGATAGTCTTCGGCTGGGCCGACATAGAGGGGGAGAGCTTCGTTCCCAGCTTTCTCGTGCACTGGATTGGATCTGCGTTCTTCGACCTCCTGTGCTTGCTTGCGAAAACTGGTCACCTGCCGTGGATTTAA
- a CDS encoding RuvB-like helicase: protein MPVIEEVTAPRSFERIGMHSHIKGLGLKDGKAEFIADGMVGQTEAREAAGIAVELIKRGKLAGKGILLVGPTGSGKTAIAMGIARELGEDVPFVQIAGSEIYSSEVNKTEFLKQAMRRAIGVRISEEKKVYEGELKKIEVNKTRHPFNPYVEVPESVMITLRTKDDEKTVRAGREIAYQLMDMNVEEGDVIQIDAETGRISKIGTVREEEGLFLKRKVNLPSGPVLKIKEFTYTVTLHDLDVANARGNIFGLLFSSGAEISDEIRSRVDETVKKWIEEGRATLVPGVLFIDECHMLDIEAFSFLARAMEGELAPILILATNRGMTTIRGTDIKAPHGIPIDMLDRLLIINTRPYKKEEVREIVKIRAKEEKVEISEEAIEYLAELGEKTSLRYAVQLLSPASVLAGGGRVEKEHVERAKNYFADIKRSIQFVEKLEGMLQ, encoded by the coding sequence ATGCCAGTTATCGAGGAGGTAACCGCCCCAAGAAGCTTCGAGAGGATTGGAATGCACTCCCACATAAAGGGACTCGGCCTCAAGGACGGGAAGGCTGAGTTCATCGCCGATGGGATGGTCGGACAGACTGAAGCCAGAGAAGCCGCTGGAATAGCCGTTGAGCTCATAAAGCGCGGCAAGCTCGCGGGCAAGGGGATTCTCCTCGTCGGGCCGACGGGGAGCGGTAAGACCGCCATAGCAATGGGCATAGCGAGGGAGCTCGGCGAGGATGTACCCTTCGTCCAGATAGCGGGGAGCGAGATATACTCCAGCGAGGTCAACAAGACGGAGTTCCTCAAGCAGGCCATGCGGAGGGCCATCGGCGTCAGGATAAGCGAGGAGAAGAAGGTCTACGAGGGGGAACTCAAGAAGATAGAGGTGAACAAGACGAGGCACCCTTTCAATCCCTACGTCGAGGTTCCCGAGAGCGTCATGATAACCCTCCGCACCAAGGACGACGAGAAGACGGTAAGGGCCGGAAGGGAGATAGCGTACCAGCTCATGGACATGAACGTTGAGGAAGGCGACGTCATCCAGATCGACGCTGAAACAGGCAGGATATCAAAGATTGGAACCGTTAGGGAGGAGGAAGGCCTCTTCCTCAAGAGGAAGGTCAACCTTCCGAGCGGCCCGGTGCTCAAGATCAAGGAGTTCACCTACACGGTCACCCTGCACGACCTCGACGTTGCCAACGCCCGCGGCAACATCTTCGGCCTCCTATTCAGCTCCGGGGCTGAGATAAGCGATGAGATCAGGAGCAGGGTTGACGAGACCGTCAAGAAGTGGATAGAAGAGGGAAGGGCCACCCTGGTTCCGGGGGTTCTCTTCATCGACGAGTGCCACATGCTGGACATAGAGGCCTTCTCCTTCCTCGCCAGGGCAATGGAAGGCGAGCTCGCGCCGATACTGATCCTGGCGACGAACAGGGGCATGACGACGATAAGGGGAACCGACATAAAAGCCCCGCACGGGATTCCGATAGACATGCTCGACAGGCTCCTCATAATCAACACCCGTCCCTACAAGAAGGAGGAAGTCAGGGAGATAGTCAAAATCCGCGCCAAGGAGGAAAAGGTTGAGATAAGCGAGGAGGCCATTGAATACCTTGCGGAGCTCGGAGAGAAGACCAGCCTGCGCTATGCCGTCCAGCTGCTTTCCCCAGCCAGCGTACTGGCCGGCGGCGGACGGGTCGAGAAAGAACACGTCGAGAGAGCCAAGAACTACTTCGCGGACATAAAGAGGAGCATCCAGTTCGTTGAGAAGCTTGAGGGCATGCTGCAGTGA
- the cysS gene encoding cysteine--tRNA ligase, with amino-acid sequence MGIKIYNTLTRQKEEFKPLRDGEVRMYVCGPTVYDYTHIGHARTYIAFDVIRRYLEHKGYTVLMVMNFTDIDDKIIKRANETGGDPKELAENFLKYFLEDMNALKVKPADIYPRVTEHIQDIINFVRKLQEKGYAYEGSDGVYFEVRKFKDYGKLSKIKVEELVKGARVEPGEGKKNPEDFALWKKAKPGEPKWESPWGEGRPGWHIECSTMSTKYLGESFDIHGGGNDLIFPHHENEIAQTEACTGHEWVRYWMHTGFLMVNGEKMSKSLGNFVTIREALQRYDPEVIRLFVLQRHYRSPLDYTEEGLEHAKNNLERLYNTLENIRVAMERAEISFKWGEEEFKAYEAIRNAREKFYEAMDDDFNTAEALKPVFEVSNAVNRYLTQVEKPKESILRKAWEFFKMVSEVFGIFEDYFKEQKAGEEEALIKLLIEVRSQLRKERNFALADKIRAELRELGIQLEDTPQGTVWKRIRG; translated from the coding sequence ATGGGGATCAAAATCTACAACACCCTGACGAGGCAGAAGGAGGAGTTCAAACCCCTGCGAGATGGCGAGGTCAGGATGTACGTCTGCGGGCCAACGGTTTACGATTACACCCACATCGGCCACGCGAGGACTTACATCGCCTTCGACGTGATAAGGCGCTACCTTGAGCACAAAGGCTACACAGTCCTCATGGTCATGAACTTCACGGACATAGACGATAAAATCATCAAGCGCGCAAATGAAACTGGGGGAGACCCCAAGGAGCTCGCGGAGAACTTCCTCAAATATTTCCTAGAAGATATGAACGCCCTAAAGGTTAAGCCTGCTGACATTTATCCCCGTGTCACTGAGCACATCCAGGACATCATTAACTTTGTAAGGAAGCTCCAGGAGAAGGGCTACGCCTACGAAGGCAGCGATGGAGTCTACTTTGAAGTCAGGAAGTTCAAGGACTATGGAAAGCTGAGTAAGATAAAGGTCGAGGAGCTCGTTAAGGGGGCCCGCGTTGAGCCCGGTGAGGGCAAGAAGAATCCAGAAGACTTCGCCCTCTGGAAGAAGGCCAAGCCCGGAGAGCCCAAGTGGGAGAGCCCGTGGGGAGAGGGAAGGCCCGGATGGCACATCGAGTGCTCCACGATGAGCACGAAGTATTTGGGAGAGAGCTTTGACATCCACGGCGGAGGAAACGACCTTATCTTCCCGCACCACGAGAACGAGATAGCCCAGACGGAAGCGTGCACCGGCCACGAGTGGGTCCGCTACTGGATGCACACGGGCTTCCTCATGGTGAACGGCGAGAAGATGAGCAAGAGCCTCGGCAACTTCGTGACGATAAGGGAAGCCCTCCAGCGCTACGACCCGGAGGTGATAAGGCTCTTCGTCCTGCAGAGGCACTACAGGTCACCCCTCGACTACACTGAGGAGGGTCTTGAGCACGCCAAGAACAACCTTGAGCGCCTTTATAACACCCTCGAGAACATCCGCGTGGCGATGGAAAGGGCCGAGATATCCTTCAAGTGGGGGGAGGAAGAGTTCAAAGCTTATGAGGCCATCAGAAACGCGAGGGAGAAGTTCTACGAGGCTATGGATGACGACTTCAACACAGCTGAGGCCCTCAAACCGGTCTTCGAGGTGAGCAACGCCGTCAACCGCTACCTGACACAGGTCGAGAAGCCGAAGGAGAGCATTCTGAGGAAGGCCTGGGAGTTCTTCAAGATGGTGAGCGAGGTTTTCGGAATCTTCGAGGACTACTTCAAGGAACAGAAGGCCGGAGAAGAAGAGGCCCTGATAAAGCTCCTCATAGAGGTTCGCTCTCAGCTTAGGAAGGAGAGGAACTTCGCGCTGGCGGACAAGATAAGGGCGGAGCTGAGGGAGCTCGGAATCCAGCTCGAGGACACGCCACAGGGCACTGTGTGGAAGAGGATTAGGGGTTAA
- a CDS encoding peptidylprolyl isomerase, translated as MLMTKVQKGDVVRLQYTGKVKETGEIFDTTYEEVAKEAGIYSEKGIYGPVPIAVGAGHVLQGLDEQLDGLEVGKKYKIIVPPEKGFGKRDPKLIKVFTLGQLRRAGIYPIPGMPIELETSEGKKIKGRVMTVSGGRVRIDFNHPYAGKHLVYEVEIIEKIDDPIEKVKALIELRMPKVDRDKVMIEVGEKDVTIDFHRVLDQIDKNTLVLSEIVLESDLKFIGYEEAKFKPNVEELLKPPEEEAEEEAAEETAEVEEKASESGKTAEGTQETSREGEGEGESAEASKGQEKTSGEEETGEEAPSPEEEKAEEGPAEETSENHEESAGE; from the coding sequence ATGCTTATGACGAAGGTTCAGAAGGGAGACGTTGTAAGGCTCCAATACACGGGAAAAGTCAAGGAAACCGGCGAGATATTCGACACGACTTATGAGGAAGTCGCAAAAGAAGCTGGGATTTACAGCGAGAAGGGCATCTACGGCCCGGTCCCGATAGCGGTTGGAGCGGGCCACGTTCTCCAGGGCCTGGATGAGCAGCTCGACGGCCTTGAGGTTGGAAAGAAGTACAAGATAATCGTTCCGCCCGAGAAGGGCTTTGGGAAGCGCGACCCCAAGCTGATAAAGGTGTTCACCCTCGGCCAGCTCAGGAGGGCCGGTATTTACCCCATCCCCGGGATGCCGATAGAGCTTGAGACGAGCGAGGGCAAGAAAATCAAGGGGAGGGTAATGACAGTCAGCGGTGGAAGGGTCAGGATAGACTTCAACCACCCCTACGCCGGCAAGCACCTCGTCTACGAGGTTGAGATAATCGAGAAGATAGATGACCCGATAGAGAAGGTCAAAGCCCTCATAGAGCTCCGCATGCCCAAGGTTGACCGCGACAAGGTCATGATCGAGGTCGGCGAGAAGGACGTCACCATCGACTTCCACAGGGTCCTCGACCAGATCGACAAGAACACCCTAGTTCTCAGCGAGATAGTTCTTGAGAGCGACCTGAAGTTCATAGGCTACGAAGAGGCCAAGTTCAAGCCGAACGTTGAGGAGCTCCTCAAGCCGCCGGAGGAAGAGGCCGAAGAGGAAGCCGCAGAAGAGACAGCGGAAGTAGAAGAGAAAGCCTCCGAATCGGGGAAAACCGCTGAGGGAACCCAGGAAACATCCAGAGAAGGCGAAGGGGAAGGAGAATCCGCCGAGGCCTCTAAGGGCCAGGAGAAGACTTCTGGAGAGGAAGAGACCGGAGAGGAAGCCCCATCCCCCGAGGAAGAAAAGGCTGAAGAGGGCCCGGCTGAAGAAACCTCCGAGAACCATGAGGAAAGCGCGGGCGAGTGA
- the pyk gene encoding pyruvate kinase gives MRLPSHKTKIVATIGPASRDRKTLESLIKAGMSVARINFSHGTFEEHRETIKRIREVSAKLGRRVAILGDLPGVKIRVGNIVGGKVELRRNQTVTLTTKDVEGMEGIIPVEFKEFSRLVSPGDTIYLSDGFIVLKVVRVTETDVVCKVLVGGVLYSHKGINVPNARIPLEAITKRDLDILEFMIENGVDAAGISFVGSAYDILKVRHFVSEKEGNLFIIAKIERPDAIRNFDEILSAADGVMIARGDLGVEMPIEKLPILQKKLIEKAVTAGKPAIVATQMLESMTVEKLPTRAEVTDVANAILDGADAVMLSEETAVGKYPVDTVRMMARIARATEAYRESFGNVRMLEWKEKIPRKGTIKDAVTRGIIEVLQIVDARYILTPTNSGYTARLISRFKPRQWILAFTKDERVANGLMFSYGVYPFVVESDNECEIVRMIKGLGLAKEEDTVLLTKGAPVGKTVGTNTIRIFQVP, from the coding sequence ATGAGGTTGCCATCTCACAAGACGAAGATAGTGGCCACGATAGGTCCAGCATCAAGGGATAGAAAGACTCTGGAGTCGCTGATAAAAGCCGGAATGAGCGTTGCGAGGATAAACTTCTCCCACGGGACCTTTGAAGAGCACAGGGAGACAATCAAGAGGATAAGGGAAGTCTCAGCCAAGCTTGGCAGGCGTGTTGCCATACTAGGAGACCTCCCCGGAGTCAAGATCCGGGTAGGAAATATTGTGGGAGGAAAAGTCGAACTGAGAAGAAACCAGACAGTAACCCTTACCACAAAGGACGTTGAGGGTATGGAGGGGATAATTCCAGTAGAGTTCAAGGAGTTTTCCCGGCTCGTATCCCCTGGAGACACCATATACCTCAGCGACGGCTTCATAGTTCTCAAAGTGGTCAGGGTAACCGAAACTGACGTAGTGTGTAAGGTTCTCGTCGGAGGGGTACTGTACTCACACAAGGGGATAAACGTCCCGAACGCTAGGATACCCCTGGAGGCAATAACAAAGAGGGACCTTGATATACTGGAATTCATGATAGAGAACGGCGTTGACGCGGCAGGAATAAGCTTCGTGGGCTCTGCCTACGATATCCTAAAAGTTAGGCACTTCGTGAGTGAAAAGGAGGGCAACCTCTTTATCATAGCCAAGATAGAAAGGCCGGATGCGATTAGAAACTTTGACGAGATACTCTCTGCTGCGGACGGAGTGATGATAGCCAGGGGTGACCTCGGTGTGGAGATGCCGATCGAAAAACTCCCGATACTCCAGAAGAAGCTCATAGAGAAGGCCGTTACTGCAGGGAAACCCGCCATCGTTGCAACGCAGATGCTGGAGAGCATGACCGTGGAAAAGCTGCCCACGAGGGCCGAGGTTACAGACGTCGCCAACGCCATCCTCGACGGTGCCGACGCCGTTATGCTCTCCGAGGAGACCGCGGTGGGCAAATACCCTGTGGATACCGTGAGGATGATGGCGAGGATAGCAAGGGCAACGGAGGCCTATAGGGAGAGCTTTGGAAACGTGAGGATGCTTGAGTGGAAGGAGAAGATACCGAGGAAGGGAACAATAAAAGACGCGGTTACGAGGGGCATAATAGAGGTCCTTCAGATAGTGGACGCCCGCTACATACTAACCCCCACCAACAGCGGCTACACGGCCAGGCTCATATCGCGCTTCAAGCCCAGGCAGTGGATACTGGCCTTCACCAAGGACGAGAGGGTGGCGAACGGGCTGATGTTCAGCTACGGAGTCTATCCCTTCGTGGTGGAGAGCGACAATGAGTGCGAGATAGTCCGGATGATCAAAGGGCTGGGGCTGGCAAAGGAGGAGGATACGGTCCTTCTGACAAAGGGCGCCCCGGTCGGAAAGACCGTGGGAACAAACACCATCAGGATTTTCCAGGTCCCTTAG